The Platichthys flesus chromosome 10, fPlaFle2.1, whole genome shotgun sequence genome includes a window with the following:
- the adprs gene encoding ADP-ribosylhydrolase ARH3, whose product MAMAAVRAAAAAGGPASLSRFRGALVAAVLGDCVGGEFEGAEEVPMESVLQHLNGLDDETKGEGILEYSDDTAMARCVVQSLLTRTGFDEQDMACRFAKEYSASPGRGYGSGVIQVLKKLSSPQLSDVYQPARDQFNGRGSFGNGGAMRAAPFALAFPDLADVKRFARRGAMLTHSCSLGYNGAVLQALAVHLSLQGALDLPQQFISRLITEMEEVEEDEAARNDARILKEAEMPFSDRLHRVRDLMDRSKVSIEEVISELGNGIAALHSVPTAIFCVLHCLQPRKCLPENYSGLERTIAYSLALGGDTDTIACMAGAIAGAHYGIEAVPQSWKWCCEGAQDADINAERLHMLYHQSSQGGASGTGGQSREFRHENKSNTSNGTEKNSEAV is encoded by the exons ATGGCGATGGCTGCGGTGAGAGCGGCCGCAGCAGCGGGGGGCCCTGCGTCTTTGTCCCGGTTCAGAGGTGCGCTGGTAGCGGCTGTGCTCGGTGACTGTGTCGGCGGTGAGTTTGAAGGAGCGGAGGAGGTGCCCATGGAGAGCGTGCTGCAGCACCTGAACGGCCTGGACGACGAGACGAAAGGGGAAG gtaTCCTTGAGTACAGTGATGACACGGCAATGGCACGTTGTGTGGTCCAGTCTCTACTCACCCGAACAGGCTTCGATGAGCAGGACATGGCTtgcag GTTTGCGAAGGAGTACAGTGCATCCCCTGGCCGCGGTTATGGTTCCGGAGTGATTCAGGTGCTGAAGAAGCTGTCCTCTCCACAACTCAGTGACGTGTATCAGCCAGCCAGGGACCAGTTTAATGGTCGGGGCTCTTTTGGGAATGGAGGGGCCATGAGGGCGGCTCCCTTCGCTCTTGCCTTTCCTGACCTGGCTGACGTTAAAAGG tttGCCCGTCGCGGCGCCATGCTGACTCACTCCTGCTCTCTGGGTTATAACGGAGCAGTGCTGCAGGCGTTGGCTGTGCACCTCTCTCTGCAGGGGGCGCTAGACTTACCTCAGCAGTTCATCAGCAGGCTAAtcacagagatggaggaagtTGAGGAAGATGAGGCAGCACGCAATGATGCCAGAAT CCTAAAGGAAGCAGAGATGCCGTTCAGTGACCGCCTCCACAGAGTCCGAGACCTAATGGACAGGAGCAAGGTCAGCATAGAGGAGGTCATCTCTGAACTCG GTAATGGAATTGCGGCCCTCCACTCAGTCCCTACGGCCATCTTCTGTGTCCTCCACTGCCTCCAGCCCCGCAAATGCCTCCCAGAGAACTACAGCGGCCTTGAGAGGACAATAGCATACAGCCTGGCCCTGGGAGGGGACACAGACACCATAGCCTGCATGGCAGGGGCCATCGCCGGGGCCCACTACGGCATTGAGGCCGTTCCACAGTCCTGGAAGTGGTGCTGTGAGGGAGCCCAGGATGCAGACATTAACGCAGAGCGGCTTCACATGCTGTACCACCAGTCGTCACAGGGCGGCGCGAGTGGGACAGGGGGCCAGAGCCGTGAATTCCGGCATGAAAACAAGTCAAACACTTCTAACGGTACAGAGAAGAACAGTGAAGCAGTGTAA
- the LOC133962171 gene encoding b(0,+)-type amino acid transporter 1-like, whose protein sequence is MADKGPESMKMKREIGLIGGVALISGTMIGSGIFMSPQFVLAYVGSPGASLLIWAVSGVIAMFAALSYTELGTIIPESGGEFIYILRIYGSCPAFFAAITFILVVKPFGIAAMSISIAEYATAPFYVGCPPPQLVVKCIAAATILVVATVNILNVRIALRIQVVFLVAKLVALTCIVIGGIVALTQSSTVIVENLKVENALKGTHYSLSTLGMAFYQGLWSYAGWYNLNYVTEELKRPEVRLTRWNVHLC, encoded by the coding sequence ATGGCGGACAAAGGACCtgaaagcatgaaaatgaaacgAGAAATTGGGTTGATTGGAGGCGTGGCACTGATTTCGGGAACAATGATCGGATCCGGTATATTCATGTCCCCACAGTTTGTCCTGGCCTACGTGGGAAGTCCTGGAGCAAGTCTGTTGATCTGGGCTGTTTCAGGAGTCATAGCCATGTTCGCAGCGCTCTCCTACACTGAGCTCGGCACAATCATCCCTGAATCTGGTGGGGAATTCATCTACATACTGAGGATCTACGGATCATGTCCTGCTTTTTTTGCGGCGATCACTTTTATCTTGGTTGTGAAGCCTTTTGGCATTGCGGCCATGTCGATTAGCATCGCAGAATATGCCACAGCACCTTTCTACGTGGGCTGCCCTCCTCCACAGCTGGTGGTGAAGTGTATTGCTGCTGCGACCATCTTGGTTGTTGCCACAGTAAATATCCTGAACGTGCGCATTGCTCTAAGAATCCAGGTGGTCTTCTTGGTGGCCAAACTGGTGGCCCTGACATGCATAGTAATAGGAGGGATAGTGGCGctcacacagagcagcactgtCATTGTAGAAAATCTGAAAGTAGAGAATGCACTCAAAGGGACTCATTATTCTTTGAGCACTCTAGGGATGGCTTTTTATCAAGGACTCTGGTCTTATGCTGGCTGGTACAACTTGAACTATGTCACTGAGGAGCTGAAAAGACCAGAGGTGAGACTAACACGCTGGAATGTGCATCTGTGCTAA
- the LOC133962170 gene encoding b(0,+)-type amino acid transporter 1-like has translation MEKKTEKLSLKREVGLAGAVSLIGGTMIGSGIFMSPQTVISTIGSPGASLVVWACCGVLVIMASFCYAELGTVIRESGGEYIYILRTAGPVVAFMLIFSSVLFVRPAGVAGIALSFAQYVVAPFYPDCPPPELLVKCMAAVAIITLATVNCLNVRFAMSLQVFFMVVKVLALAVIIIGGMVMLVRGSNESFKDSFENTNVGINPIGIAFYQGLWSYDGWNNLNYVTEELKRPEVNLPRAVVIAISLVTGLYLLVNVSYLTVMTPKELMSSSAVAVTWGNKVLGSWGWIMSVAAALSAFGSLNGTFFSGGRVCFVAAREGHMPDILAMAHVHRLTPSPALIFTTIISLVVLIPGDFQSIVNFFSFTAWFFYAITLSGLLYLKIKKPELPRPYSVPIILPILVLIAAVFLVLAPIIDSPQIEYLYVTLFIFSGILVYIPVIHYKLCPGLLTRLTVLLQLFLEVAPVEKNL, from the exons AtggagaagaagacagagaagctCAGCCTGAAGCGAGAAGTGGGGCTGGCAGGGGCCGTGTCCCTCATCGGAGGCACGATGATTGGATCCGGGATCTTCATGTCCCCGCAGACGGTGATCTCCACCATCGGCAGCCCCGGAGCCAGCCTGGTGGTGTGGGCGTGCTGTGGCGTCCTGGTGATCATGGCCTCCTTCTGCTACGCGGAGCTGGGCACCGTCATCCGGGAGTCCGGGGGAGAGTACATCTACATCCTCCGGACTGCGGGGCCGGTGGTCGCCTTCATGCTGATCTTCAGCTCGGTGCTCTTCGTGAGGCCTGCTGGCGTCGCGGGCATCGCGCTGAGTTTCGCTCAATACGTGGTGGCTCCTTTCTACCCGGACTGCCCCCCTCCAGAGCTGCTGGTGAAGTGCATGGCTGCAGTGGCTATCATCACCCTGGCCACCGTGAACTGCCTGAACGTGCGCTTCGCCATGTCACTGCAAGTGTTCTTCATGGTGGTCAAGGTCCTGGCCCTGGCAGTCATCATTATAGGAGGAATGGTGATGCTCGTCCGGGGCAGCAATGAAAGCTTTAAAGATTCTTTTGAGAACACCAATGTGGGCATCAACCCAATTGGCATTGCTTTCTACCAGGGCCTGTGGTCCTACGATGGCTGGAACAATCTCAATTATGTGACGGAGGAGTTGAAGCGTCCAGAG GTTAACCTTCCCCGGGCAGTTGTGATAGCCATTTCTCTGGTGACTGGCTTGTATCTGCTGGTGAATGTGAGCTACCTGACAGTGATGACGCCCAAAGAGCTCATGTCCTCCAGCGCAGTAGCAGTCACCTGGGG GAATAAGGTGTTAGGGAGCTGGGGCTGGATCATGTCTGTGGCTGCTGCGCTGTCAGCCTTTGGCTCACTGAATGGAACCTTCTTCAGTGGCGGCCGAGTGTGCTTTGTTGCTGCCAGGGAAGGACACATG CCAGATATTCTGGCCATGGCTCACGTCCACAGATTGACTCCGTCCCCGGCTCTGATCTTCACCACCATCATCTCTCTGGTGGTGCTGATCCCAGGAGACTTCCAGAGCATCGTCAACTTCTTCAG TTTCACCGCCTGGTTTTTTTACGCCATCACCTTGTCTGGACTCCTTTATCTCAAGATCAAGAAGCCTGAACTCCCCAGGCCGTACAGC GTTCCCATTATACTCCCCATCCTGGTCCTCATTGCAGCAGTATTCCTTGTGCTGGCACCCATCATAGACAGTCCTCAGATTGAATACCTCTATGTGACTTTATTTATCTTCAGTGGAATCTTAGTCTACATTCCGGTCATCCATTACAAGCTATGCCCAGGCCTGTTAACGAGGTTAACAGTGCTGCTGCAATTGTTTTTAGAGGTCGCCCCTGTGGAGAAAAACCTGTGA
- the LOC133962172 gene encoding b(0,+)-type amino acid transporter 1-like, protein MEKGGQRLNLKREVGILGAVSFIAGTMMGSGIFISPQYVLSNIGSPGASMIIWACSGLVAMLGGLCYAELGTVIPESGGEYIYMLRTVGKGVAFMFVFSFVMVMRPASATGIALSCAEYVVAVFYDGCAPPQVLVKCVAAAIIIVLAIVNCLSVRLATGIQVVTMVVKVLALAVIVLGGIVTLFQGNAQNFDGSFEGTNVGVNSIGVAFYQCLWSYDGWNTLNYLTEELKHPEVS, encoded by the coding sequence ATGGAGAAAGGAGGACAGAGGCTCAACCTGAAGAGGGAAGTGGGGATATTAGGAGCAGTGTCCTTCATCGCTGGAACCATGATGGGATCTGGGATCTTCATATCGCCCCAGTATGTGCTGTCTAATATTGGCAGCCCTGGGGCCAGCATGATTATATGGGCCTGCTCTGGGTTGGTGGCCATGCTGGGGGGCCTCTGCTATGCCGAACTGGGCACAGTGATACCAGAGTCCGGGGGAGAGTACATCTACATGCTGCGGACAGTGGGGAAAGGAGTGGCGTTCATGTTTGTCTTCAGCTTCGTCATGGTCATGAGGCCCGCCAGTGCCACAGGAATCGCCTTGAGTTGTGCTGAATACGTCGTGGCCGTGTTTTACGATGGCTGCGCCCCCCCACAGGTGCTGGTGAAGTGCGTCGCTGCAGCGATCATCATAGTGCTTGCCATCGTTAACTGTCTGAGCGTGCGCCTGGCCACCGGCATCCAGGTGGTGACCATGGTCGTAAAGGTGCTGGCCCTGGCAGTGATCGTGCTCGGAGGCATTGTCACGCTCTTCCAGGGAAACGCACAGAACTTTGACGGGTCATTCGAGGGAACAAATGTTGGCGTCAATTCCATTGGTGTTGCTTTCTATCAGTGCTTGTGGTCCTATGACGGCTGGAACACTTTGAATTATTTAACTGAGGAGCTGAAACATCCAGAAGTAAGTTAA